One stretch of Eretmochelys imbricata isolate rEreImb1 chromosome 1, rEreImb1.hap1, whole genome shotgun sequence DNA includes these proteins:
- the BPIFC gene encoding BPI fold-containing family C protein isoform X1, with translation MNPGLLHPTSLWKQEKMLKFWYFFLVLCLLIQQLDANSGIKVRITQKGLDYGKKIGLEILKQRMKEESFPDWSGREKSGVGDVDYTISGVRINTIEFPDASISLIPGIGIKLSTQHAYATVSMNWSIRTWLFKDSGRATVSISGVFITAVFTMSQDSTGHPSMSLDSCQMSIRGVEIKLNGTISWLYKFFTKYLEKPIHRSLDIHSCPNIRQGIQQIDAQLRTLQVPTQIDAFAQIDYSLVHSPGVFQSYIDLDLKGTIYPVGNWTDLAFIQAPFILPDKSDSMLYFGISEYFFKSASLAYYTAGAFNITIVEQLSSYFNVTTETFGSIVPEIAQYYVEARPAMLNLRATAAPVVSLQTDSFTLEIYASMEVLAVLPDSTTQSMFTVNIIANASASLTIFEQKLIGSLCLNRFQLFLADSRAGFFEVSLLENFLSYVLRNGVIPAANVELKKGFPLPNLDQITLLRPVVKVNKGYLLISTDIDYKL, from the exons atgaacccaggtctcctacatcccac GTCGCTGTGGAAACAGGAAAAGATGCTGAAATTTTGGTATTTTTTCCTCGTGTTATGTTTGCTCATCCAGCAGCTTGATGCTAACTCTGGGATCAAAGTCAGGATCACACAGAAAGGGCTGGACTATG GCAAGAAGATCGGGCTGGAGATCCTGAAGCAAAGAATGAAAGAAGAAAGCTTCCCAGATTGGAGTGGCCGGGAGAAATCTGGAGTTGGTGATGTGGACTACACAATTTCAGG GGTAAGAATTAACACCATTGAATTCCCAGATGCTTCCATATCCCTCATACCTGGGATTGGGATTAAACTATCAACTCAACATGCTTACGCAACCGTCAGCATGAACTGGAGCATCAGGACCTGGTTGTT CAAAGACAGTGGAAGAGCTACAGTGTCCATTTCAGGAGTATTTATTACAGCAGTCTTTACCATGTCACAAGATAGCACAGGTCACCCATCAATGTCACTGGATAGCTGCCAGATGAGTATTAGGGGTGTGGAAATCAAGCTGAATGGAACAATCAG ctggctctataaattCTTTACTAAATACTTGGAGAAGCCCATTCACAGGAGCTTGGATATACAT TCATGTCCAAATATCAGACAAGGGATCCAGCAGATTGATGCACAGCTCAGAACACTTCAGG TCCCAACCCAGATCGATGCCTTTGCCCAAATAGACTACTCCCTAGTTCACTCTCCAGGAGTCTTCCAATCATACATTGATCTGGACTTAAAG GGCACAATCTATCCAGTTGGAAATTGGACTGACCTTGCCTTTATACAAGCTCCCTTCATTCTCCCAGACAAGAGTGATTCCATGCTTTACTTCGGCATCTCTGAGTATTTCTTCAAGTCTGCCTCACTGGCTTATTACACAGCAGGGGCCTTCAACATCACCATCGTAGAACAG CTTTCCAGTTATTTTAATGTAACAACAGAGACATTTGGCAGCATCGTTCCTGAG ATTGCTCAGTATTATGTAGAGGCACGCCCCGCAATGTTGAACCTGAGGGCTACTGCTGCACCTGTGGTCAGTTTACAGACAGACTCCTTTACTCTAGAGATCTATGCCTCCATGGAGGTGCTTGCTGTCCTGCCAGACTCAACCACCCAATCCATGTTTACAGTGAACATA ataGCGAACGCCAGTGCCAGTCTGACTATATTTGAACAGAAGCTGATTGGCTCATTATGTCTGAACAG ATTCCAGCTCTTCCTGGccgactccagggctgggttctttGAG GTCTCACTTCTGGAGAATTTCCTGTCTTACGTTTTACGGAATGGAGTAATCCCAGCAGCCAATG tTGAACTGAAGAAGGGATTCCCTCTTCCTAACCTGGACCAAATTACCCTCCTCAGACCTGTTGTTAAAGTTAATAAG
- the BPIFC gene encoding BPI fold-containing family C protein isoform X2, whose product MLKFWYFFLVLCLLIQQLDANSGIKVRITQKGLDYGKKIGLEILKQRMKEESFPDWSGREKSGVGDVDYTISGVRINTIEFPDASISLIPGIGIKLSTQHAYATVSMNWSIRTWLFKDSGRATVSISGVFITAVFTMSQDSTGHPSMSLDSCQMSIRGVEIKLNGTISWLYKFFTKYLEKPIHRSLDIHSCPNIRQGIQQIDAQLRTLQVPTQIDAFAQIDYSLVHSPGVFQSYIDLDLKGTIYPVGNWTDLAFIQAPFILPDKSDSMLYFGISEYFFKSASLAYYTAGAFNITIVEQLSSYFNVTTETFGSIVPEIAQYYVEARPAMLNLRATAAPVVSLQTDSFTLEIYASMEVLAVLPDSTTQSMFTVNIIANASASLTIFEQKLIGSLCLNRFQLFLADSRAGFFEVSLLENFLSYVLRNGVIPAANVELKKGFPLPNLDQITLLRPVVKVNKGYLLISTDIDYKL is encoded by the exons ATGCTGAAATTTTGGTATTTTTTCCTCGTGTTATGTTTGCTCATCCAGCAGCTTGATGCTAACTCTGGGATCAAAGTCAGGATCACACAGAAAGGGCTGGACTATG GCAAGAAGATCGGGCTGGAGATCCTGAAGCAAAGAATGAAAGAAGAAAGCTTCCCAGATTGGAGTGGCCGGGAGAAATCTGGAGTTGGTGATGTGGACTACACAATTTCAGG GGTAAGAATTAACACCATTGAATTCCCAGATGCTTCCATATCCCTCATACCTGGGATTGGGATTAAACTATCAACTCAACATGCTTACGCAACCGTCAGCATGAACTGGAGCATCAGGACCTGGTTGTT CAAAGACAGTGGAAGAGCTACAGTGTCCATTTCAGGAGTATTTATTACAGCAGTCTTTACCATGTCACAAGATAGCACAGGTCACCCATCAATGTCACTGGATAGCTGCCAGATGAGTATTAGGGGTGTGGAAATCAAGCTGAATGGAACAATCAG ctggctctataaattCTTTACTAAATACTTGGAGAAGCCCATTCACAGGAGCTTGGATATACAT TCATGTCCAAATATCAGACAAGGGATCCAGCAGATTGATGCACAGCTCAGAACACTTCAGG TCCCAACCCAGATCGATGCCTTTGCCCAAATAGACTACTCCCTAGTTCACTCTCCAGGAGTCTTCCAATCATACATTGATCTGGACTTAAAG GGCACAATCTATCCAGTTGGAAATTGGACTGACCTTGCCTTTATACAAGCTCCCTTCATTCTCCCAGACAAGAGTGATTCCATGCTTTACTTCGGCATCTCTGAGTATTTCTTCAAGTCTGCCTCACTGGCTTATTACACAGCAGGGGCCTTCAACATCACCATCGTAGAACAG CTTTCCAGTTATTTTAATGTAACAACAGAGACATTTGGCAGCATCGTTCCTGAG ATTGCTCAGTATTATGTAGAGGCACGCCCCGCAATGTTGAACCTGAGGGCTACTGCTGCACCTGTGGTCAGTTTACAGACAGACTCCTTTACTCTAGAGATCTATGCCTCCATGGAGGTGCTTGCTGTCCTGCCAGACTCAACCACCCAATCCATGTTTACAGTGAACATA ataGCGAACGCCAGTGCCAGTCTGACTATATTTGAACAGAAGCTGATTGGCTCATTATGTCTGAACAG ATTCCAGCTCTTCCTGGccgactccagggctgggttctttGAG GTCTCACTTCTGGAGAATTTCCTGTCTTACGTTTTACGGAATGGAGTAATCCCAGCAGCCAATG tTGAACTGAAGAAGGGATTCCCTCTTCCTAACCTGGACCAAATTACCCTCCTCAGACCTGTTGTTAAAGTTAATAAG